A single Drosophila ananassae strain 14024-0371.13 chromosome 3L, ASM1763931v2, whole genome shotgun sequence DNA region contains:
- the LOC6496289 gene encoding kinesin-like protein unc-104 isoform X14, producing the protein MSSVKVAVRVRPFNSREIARESKCIIEMSGATTAITNPKVPPNTSESVKRFNFDYSYWSHDHHDADFSTQSMVYKDIGEEMLQHSFDGYNVCIFAYGQTGAGKSYTMMGRQEEQQEGIIPMICKDLFGRIQQTETDDLKYSVEVSYMEIYCERVRDLLNPKNKGNLRVREHPLLGPYVEDLSKLAVTDYQDIHDLIDEGNKARTVAATNMNETSSRSHAVFTIFFTQRRHDTMTDLITEKVSKISLVDLAGSERADSTGAKGTRLKEGANINKSLTTLGKVISALAEVASKKKNAKKADFIPYRDSALTWLLRENLGGNSKTAMIAAISPADINYDETLSTLRYADRAKQIVCKAVVNEDANAKLIRELKEEIQKLRDLLKAEGIEVQEEDELTKSTVIKSPTKSRNRNGSTTEMAVDQLQASEKLIAELNETWEEKLKRTEEIRLQREAVFAEMGVAVKEDGITVGVFSPKKTPHLVNLNEDPNLSECLLYYIKDGLTRLGTHEANVPQDIQLSGSHILKEHCTFENRNSTVTLLPHKDAIIYVNGRKLVEPEVLKTGSRVILGKNHVFRFTNPEQARELRDKIETETEAENEVEKADTQQVDWNFAQCELLEKQGIDLKAEMKKRLDNLEEQYKREKLQADQQFEEQRKTYEARIDALQKQVEEQSMTMSMYSSYSPEDFHQEEDVYTNPMYESCWTAREAGLAAWAFRKWRYHQFTSLRDDLWGNAIFLKEANAISVELKKKVQFQFTLLTDTLYSPLPPELASSMAPLQQEDEFGAPPVSKTLVAVEVTDTKNGATHYWSLEKLRQRLELMREMYHNEAEMSPTSPDYNVESLTGGDPFYDRFPWFRMVGRSFIYLSNLLYPVPLVHKVAIVNERGDVRGYLRIAVQPVLDEESIDFNNGVKQSARLVFNEDDAKPKYRALNEKDDVQKYIDNGGLESKLDAELEDVDSGRGIDSNSASECHENAEEPGEHLQVGKEFTFRVTVLQATGIGAEYADIFCQFNFLHRHEEAFSTEPVKNSASGAPLGFYHVQNITVPVTKSFIEYLKTQPIMFKIFGHYQTHPLHKDAKQEFVSRPPPRRMLPPSIPISQPVRSPKFGPLPCAPTSTVLAKHDVLVWFEICELAPNGEYVPSVVEHSDDLPCRGLFLLHQGIQRRIRITIVHEPTAEVKWKDINELVVGRIRNTPESSDEQDEDACVLSLGLFPGEALEVPGDDRSFYRFEAAWDSSLHNSALLNRVSQGGETIYITLSAYLELENCARPAIITKDLSMVIYGRDARTGPRSLKHLFSGQYRNPEANRLTGVYELALRRASEAGSPGVQRRQRRVLDTSSTYVRGEENLHGWRPRGDSLIFDHQWELEKLTRLEEVGRMRHLLLLRERLGMDTNPNPTTKTEKDVCNLAARAATSPVHMVIPQSPQTPIKDPQQIIPERQYNQREQDLMLKCLKLVQGRYTKSEANDTQTQSDVSPSDEGCADMTVSCISSNSMELCSPDRSDAPNGWEAPAPATQPALPLRLYVPELEEIRVSPVVARKGLLNVLEHGGSGWKKRWVIVRRPYVFIYRSEKDPVERAVLNLATAQVECSEDQAAMVKIPNTFSVVTKHRGYLLQTLGDKEVHDWLYAINPLLAGQIKSRLARRTLEPASQTVSQIQANNAANASSANK; encoded by the exons ATGTCGTCGGTTAAGGTGGCGGTGCGAGTGCGCCCCTTCAACTCACGGGAAATAGCCAGGGAGTCGAAATGCATTATCGAGATGAGCGGGGCCACAACGG CCATTACCAACCCAAAAGTACCGCCAAACACAAGCGAGTCGGTGAAGCGATTCAACTTTGATTACTCCTACTGGTCACATGAT CACCACGATGCCGACTTCTCCACACAATCGATGGTCTACAAGGACATTGGGGAGGAGATGCTGCAGCACTCCTTCGATGGCTACAATGTCTGCATTTTCGCCTACGGCCAGACTGGTGCTGGCAAGTCGTACACCATGATGGGCAggcaggaggagcagcaggaggGTATCATACCCATGATTTGCAAGGATCTATTCGGTCGTATCCAGCAAACAGAGACCGACGATCTCAAATATTCG GTGGAAGTCTCTTATATGGAAATTTATTGCGAGCGTGTCCGGGATCTTCTGAATCCCAAAAACAAGGGCAATCTACGAGTCAGAGAGCATCCTCTGCTGGGTCCTTATGTTGAGGACTTGTCGAAATTGGCAGTCACTGATTACCAGGACATACACGATCTCATTGATGAGGGAAACAAGGCTCG AACTGTGGCCGCCACCAACATGAACGAAACCAGCTCCCGTTCCCATGCGGTGTTTaccatctttttcacccagcGCCGACATGATACGATGACCGATCTGATCACAGAGAAGGTATCCAAGATCAGCTTGGTGGATCTTGCTGGCTCGGAGCGAGCTGATTCCACCGGCGCCAAGGGCACCCGCTTGAAGGAGGGAGCCAACATCAATAAGTCGCTGACTACTTTGGGCAAAGTTATCTCAGCTCTGGCGGAAGTT GCCTCTAAGAAAAAGAATGCCAAGAAGGCAGACTTTATTCCGTATCGTGATTCGGCCCTGACTTGGTTACTCCGTGAAAACCTGGGAGGTAATTCCAAAACTGCTATGATTGCCGCCATCTCCCCGGCAGATATCAACTATGATGAAACTCTCAGCACACTGCG CTATGCGGATCGTGCCAAGCAAATTGTTTGCAAGGCTGTCGTCAACGAAGACGCCAATGCCAAGCTTATTCGCGAACTCAAGGAGGAGATCCAGAAACTCCGGGATCTATTGAAAGCCGAGGGTATTGAAGTACAAGAAG AGGACGAACTCACCAAGTCCACGGTGATCAAGTCACCCACTAAGTCCCGAAACCGCAATGGATCCACCACGGAAATGGCAGTGGATCAGCTCCAAGCCAGCGAGAAACTAATAGCAG AACTCAACGAGACCTGGGAGGAGAAACTCAAGCGCACCGAGGAGATTCGTCTGCAACGTGAGGCGGTCTTTGCCGAGATGGGCGTGGCCGTCAAGGAGGATGGCATTACTGTGGGCGTGTTCTCACCTAAGAAAACCCCACATCTGGTGAATCTTAATGAAGATCCCAATCTTTCCGAATGTCTGCTCTACTACATCAAGGACGGCTTGACCCGTTTGGGTACGCATGAGGCAAATGTGCCCCAAGACATTCAGCTCTCCGGTTCGCACATCCTCAAGGAGCACTGCACTTTCGAGAACCGCAACAGCACGGTTACCCTGTTGCCGCACAAGGACGCCATCATCTATGTGAATGGCCGTAAATTGGTAGAACCGGAGGTCCTCAAGACCGGATCACGAGTGATTTTGGGCAAGAACCATGTCTTCCGCTTCACCAATCCGGAGCAGGCCCGCGAGCTGCGCGACAAGATCGAGACCGAGACCGAGGCGGAGAACGAGGTGGAGAAGGCCGACACCCAGCAGGTGGACTGGAACTTTGCCCAGTGCGAGTTGCTCGAGAAGCAGGGCATCGATCTCAAGGCCGAGATGAAGAAGCGATTGGACAACCTGGAGGAGCAATACAAGCGGGAGAAGCTCCAGGCCGACCAGCAGTTCGAGGAGCAGCGCAAGACCTACGAGGCCCGCATCGATGCCTTGCAGAAGCAAGTGGAGGAGCAATCGATGACCATGTCGATGTATAGCAGCTACTCTCCGGAGGACTTCCACCAGGAGGAGGATGTCTACA CCAACCCAATGTACGAGTCCTGCTGGACTGCCCGAGAGGCTGGTTTGGCTGCCTGGGCCTTCCGCAAATGGCGTTACCATCAATTCACATCCTTGCGGGATGATCTCTGGGGCAATGCTATATTCCTCAAGGAGGCCAATGCCATTTCCGTTGAGTTGAAGAAGAAG GTGCAATTTCAATTCACGCTCTTGACCGACACCTTGTACTCTCCCCTGCCACCTGAGCTTGCCTCCAGCATGGCCCCTCTCCAGCAGGAGGATGAGTTCGGAGCTCCGCCAGTCTCCAAGACCTTGGTGGCCGTGGAGGTGACCGATACCAAGAACGGAGCCACTCATTACTGGTCGCTGGAGAAGCTACG ACAACGCCTGGAGCTGATGCGCGAAATGTATCACAATGAGGCCGAGATGAGCCCCACTTCGCCGGATTACAACGTGGAGAGCCTCACTGGTGGGGATCCCTTCTACGACCGATTCCCCTGGTTCCGGATGGTCGGACGCTCCTTCATCTATCTGAGCAACTTGCTCTACCCCGTTCCCTTGGTCCACAAGGTGGCCATCGTCAATGAGCGTGGCGACGTGCGTGGCTATCTGAGGATTGCCGTTCAACCGGTCCTGGACGAGGAGTCTATTGACTTTAATAATGGTGTGAAGCAGTCGGCTCGCTTGGTCTTCAACGAGGATGATGCCAAGCCCAAGTACCGAGCTCTGAACGAAAAGGATGATGTCCAGAAGTACATTGATAATGGAGGTCTTGAAAGCAAACTCGATG CGGAACTCGAGGACGTGGATTCTGGTCGTGGCATTGACTCCAACTCTGCTTCCGAGTGCCATGAGAATGCCGAGGAGCCAGGTGAACATTTGCAAGTGGGCAAGGAATTCACTTTCCGTGTCACTGTGCTCCAGGCCACTGGCATTGGAGCTGAATATGCAGACATCTTCTGTCAGTTTAA CTTCTTGCATCGTCATGAGGAGGCCTTCTCCACCGAACCGGTCAAGAACTCAGCTTCGGGCGCTCCCTTGGGCTTTTATCATGTTCAGAAT ATTACTGTTCCCGTGACCAAGTCCTTTATTGAGTATTTGAAGACCCAACCCATCATGTTCAAGATCTTTGGACACTACCAGACACATCCTTTGCACAAGGATGCCAAGCAGGAGTTTGTATCCCGGCCACCACCCCGTCGTATGCTGCCCCCCAGCATTCCCATCAGCCAGCCAGTGCGCAGCCCCAAGTTTGGACCCCTACCCTGTGCACCCACTTCCACTGTTCTGGCCAAGCACGATGTCTTGGTCTGGTTCGAGATTTGTGAATTGGCTCCCAATGGAGAATATGTCCCATCG GTGGTAGAGCACAGCGACGATCTTCCTTGCCGGGGATTGTTCCTTCTGCATCAGGGCATCCAGCGGCGTATTCGCATCACCATCGTCCACGAGCCCACTGCGGAGGTCAAGTGGAAGGACATCAACGAGTTGGTGGTGGGTCGCATTCGCAATACTCCAGAGTCATCGGATGAGCAGGACGAGGATGCCTGTGTCCTGTCGCTGGGTCTCTTCCCCGGCGAGGCACTGGAGGTGCCCGGGGACGATCGCTCCTTCTACCGCTTCGAGGCGGCCTGGGACTCCAGCCTGCACAACTCGGCGCTGCTCAACCGCGTCTCCCAGGGCGGCGAGACCATCTATATTACTCTGAGCGCTTATTTGGAG TTGGAGAACTGCGCCCGCCCGGCCATTATTACCAAGGACCTGAGCATGGTCATTTACGGACGCGATGCCCGTACTGGCCCCCGTTCCCTGAAGCATCTCTTTTCCGGACAATACCGCAACCCGGAGGCCAACCGCCTCACCGGAGTATACGAGCTGGCGCTGCGCAGAGCATCCGAAGCAGGTAGTCCAG GTGTGCAGAGGCGCCAGCGTCGAGTGCTGGACACCAGTTCCACGTATGTACGCGGTGAGGAGAACCTGCATGGCTGGCGGCCAAGGGGCGACTCCCTGATCTTCGACCATCAGTGGGAGCTGGAGAAACTCACTCGGTTGGAGGAGGTGGGAAGAATGCGGCACTTGCTTTTGCTGCGCGAGCGTCTGGGAATGGACACCAACCCGAATCCGACCACCAAGACcgagaaggatgtgtgcaatcTGGCTGCCCGGGCGGCCACCTCACCGGTTCACATGGTGATTCCCCAGTCACCTCAAACGCCCATCAAGGATCCGCAACAAATCATTCCAGAAAGGCAATACAACCAAAGGGAGCAGGATCTTATGCTCAAGTGCTTGAAGCTGGTGCAGG GACGCTACACCAAGAGCGAGGCCAATGACACACAGACCCAGTCGGACGTCTCGCCCAGCGACGAGGGCTGTGCCGACATGACCGTCAGCTGCATCTCTAGCAACTCCATGGA ATTATGTTCGCCCGATCGGTCCGATGCCCCCAACGGCTGGGAGGCCCCTGCTCCGGCCACTCAGCCGGCCCTGCCCCTACGCCTCTATGTCCCGGAGCTGGAGGAGATTCGTGTTAGCCCTGTAGTCGCCCGCAAGGGTCTCTTGAATGTTCTGGAGCATGGCGGCTCTGGATGGAAGAAGCGCTGGGTG ATTGTTCGTCGTCCTTATGTGTTTATCTACCGCTCGGAGAAGGATCCCGTTGAACGGGCTGTCCTTAATCTAGCCACCGCCCAAGTCGAGTGCAGTGAAGATCAGGCGGCCATGGTCAAGATTCCGAACACCTTCAG TGTGGTGACCAAGCATCGTGGCTACTTGCTCCAGACCCTTGGCGACAAAGAAGTGCACGACTGGCTGTATGCCATTAACCCCTTGCTGGCTGGGCAGATCAA ATCTCGACTGGCGCGAAGGACTTTGGAGCCGGCCAGCCAGACGGTCTCCCAGATCCAGGCCAACAACGCCGCGAATGCCAGCAGTGCGAACAAATGA